The genomic stretch ATTGCCCGGTAATGCTTACCGCTTCCTCCAGCGGCCCGATGATATTGGCGGCGCCGCTGCGGTGGATGGCTTTATGGAACTTGCCGCGGGCCGCCGGCATGCCCAACAGATTGCCGATACTCATGCCGCCGGCGGAAAAGCCGAAGGCGGTGACGTTAGCCGGGTCGCCGCCGAAGGCGGAGATATTTTCCCGTACCCACTCCAGGGCCGCCACCTGGTCGAGCAGTCCTTCATTACCGGTGGCCGGTATTTGGCCGCCGGTGATTTCCTTAAGGTTCATAAACCCGAAAACGCCCATACGGTAGTTGAGGCTGACCAGGACGATATCCCCGCGCCGGGCCAGGCTGCCGCCTACCAAGAAAGCCTCGGTGCCGGAGCCGATGATAAAAGCGCCGCCGTGTATCCAGAACATGACCGGGCGTTTGGCGTCGTCCAGGCCCGGCGTCCAGACATTCAGGAACAGGCAGTCCTCATCCTGCGCTTCATCCGCGGGGGGCATGCCGGGGAGGGGCACCGGCATGGGGTTCTGGGGGGCGATAGCGCCGTATTTCTGGGCGGGGCGCAGGCCGTCCCAGGGCTTGACGGGCCGGGGCGGCAGCCAGCGCAAGTCACCCACGGGCGGGGCGGCATAAGGGATGCCCTTGAACGTGTAAATACCACCGGCAAAAGCGCCTTCCAGTTTACCGTTTTTGGTAGTGACCACGGCCTGCCTGCTGCTGCTCACGGAAGTCTCCTTAAATATAGTTTACTTATTATACCATTGGTGTTTATTAATGCAAATTCCGCCTTCCGGGAAAAAGAGAAAAGGGCACCGGCGGCGCCCCCCTCACTTTTTTACGGTCGCGTAATATGCTAATATCAAGTGTACGCCTATGGCTATACAAATCGAACTACTCCAGTCCATGAGATACTTTACCGGTATCGACGCGGCGCAGATCGAGCCGGTACAGCGCCTTTTCCGGGAAGTCCGCCACGACAAAGGCGCCCATTTCCTGGCGGAAGGCGACTTTACGGACTCGCTGTACTTTATCGTTTCCGGTCTGGTGAAGGTGTACAAGACCTCCCCCGGCGGGAAAGAGCAGGTGCTGCACGTCGCGCCCCCCGGCGATTCGCTCAATGACGTCTCGCTGTACGACGGCGGGCCCAACGCGGCCGGAATGGTGGCGCTGACCCCGGTAGTCCTCTATTCCATCGAAAAGAAGGACATCATCAAGGTATTGCAGGACAACCCCCGGGTGATGATGAACGTCATCCGCGCCCTGGCCGAGCGTATCCGGCGCGATTCCAACCTGCTGGAAGACCTGTCCTCCTCCCAGGTGCTGGCCAGGCTGGCCAAGCTTTTCCTGGGCCGCTACGGCGGCGAAGAGTACACCACCGGCCTGAACCTGACACAGAAAGACATGGCCAGCCTGGTGGGCAGCTCGCGGGAGATGGTGAACCGCTCGCTCAAGGTTATCGAGGGGATGGGCGGCATCCGGCTGTCCCGCCGCACCGTCATCATCCTGGACAAAGAGGTGCTCCACCGCATCGCCGAGGGCATGTCCGATAACGCTTAGCCCCACCCCCTACCTTTAGTTTTCCACACCGCCATCTCTTAAATCCATTTTCCCGCCGCCGTTGCACAATGTTAAATAGTTCACATTGTGACATAGTTCACTGACATATTGTGCGTTTCAATATATACTATAAATAGTTCTTGCATGATACACCTTTTCTATGCTATTATACAAAAGTATTGCGTAGTCATTATGGATTTATCTTACGCATTACGTAACAGGTACTAAAGAGAGGAAATAGTGCGATGAGATGGGGAATGGCCGTAGATTTATCCCGGTGCGTGCGCTGCTACGCCTGCGTGGCCGCCTGCCGCATCGAGCACTATCTCCCGATGGGCATGTGGTGGCCCCGCCTGGTCTTCCTGGATACCGGCGGCTCCCACCCGGAAGTGTCAACCTATTCCGTGCGGTGCAACCAGTGTAAAGACGCCCCCTGCGTGGCGGTATGCCCTACCGGCGCCACCACGCGGCGCGCGGACGGCATCGTCATGGTGGACCAGAACAAGTGCGTGGGCTGCCGCTACTGCGTGGTGGCCTGCCCTTACCAGAACCGCACCTTCCTTTCCAAGGATAAAGACCGGGGCTTTTTCCCCGGCAAGATACAGACGCCTTTCGAAAAAGCGGGCAAGAAGCTTTATACCCACCAGATAGGCACCACGGAAAAATGCAATTTCTGCGTAGAGCGCATCGACGCCGGTATGGCCAAAGGGCTCCAGCCGGGCCAAGACCGGGAGGCCACGCCCGCCTGCGTCAACACCTGCCCCGCCCGCGCCCTGACCTTCGGGGATTTGGACGACCCCGAGAGCGAAATATCGCGGCTGATAGAGGCCAGAAAAGGCTTCCAGCTGCACCCCGAATATGACACCGACCCCTCGGTATTCTTCCTGGACGGCAAAATAGGACAGGTATCCGATGCAACGGAAGCCGACGGCGCAAAGGAAGGGGTCACGATTGGAGCGGCATAGTACCATGCAGGCACACGAGTGGATGATAAATTACACCCGCCAGACGGAATGGATAGAACGCCGCGGCATCTTTTTATGGATAGCCTTTTATGCCGGCGGGCTGGGCGGGGGTCTATACCTGGTATCGCTGTTTTTTAACAGCCTGTGGGGCATGCTCATCAGCTGGCTGATAATCGCCGTGCTCAAGGGCGGCACCCACCTTATTTTCCTGGGCAAGCCGCTGCGCTTCTGGCGGATTATGGCCCACCCGCAAACATCCTGGCTGGCGCGGGGTTTCCTGTTCGTGGTGGGGTTCGTGGGGCTGGGGGCCATACAGCTTTTGATTTCCTGGCAGTGGCCGGGCGGGGCGGCGGAAATAGTCTTTAAAGCACTGACCGGCGTCATGGCCTTCGCCGTGGCTATTTACACCGGCTTCGTCCTGAAATCGGTCAAGGGGGTGCCTTTCTGGAACACCTGGCTTTTGCCCATTTTGTTCATCATGTGCGGCGTGCTGGGCGGCTTCGGACTGGCGGTGATTATCGCGCTGAACGGCGGCGGCATCGTGCTTTCCCAGGCGGAAACGGGCAGCCGCTGGCTGCTGGCGGCCAACATCCTCTTAATCATTATCTACCTGTGGCGGGCCTCCGCCCGGGAGGCGGTCGGCAAGCAGTCGGTGCTGGAGCAAATCCACGGCCACAGCGCCCCCATGTTCTGGGTCGGGGTGGTGCTGCTGGGCATCGTGATACCGCTGGCCGTTACCATCGCCGGGCTGGCGGCGGGCGAGGTGAACTCCGCCATCCTGATTACCGGGGTGGTGTGCGAGATATGCGGCGGCCTGGCGCTACGGTACGTGGTCCTCAAAGCCGGCGCGTATAGACCGCTGGTCGCCAGAGCGCGTTAGCGGCCGGCGCAGCCGTTTACCCTCTTTACTACGCAACTCTGCAAAAGTCTGGGATATTTTTTCAGAAAGACAGCGGTTATGAGTGAAACGAAAATAATTAAAACTACCTGCAAAAGCTGCCACGGCGGCTGCGGCGTGCTGGCCACCGTCCAGGACGGGGTCATCATCCACATCGAGGGGAACCCGGATACTCCCACCAAAGGCACGATGTGCTCCAAGGGGCTTTCCAGCATCCAGCACATCAACCACCCGGACCGCCTCCTTTACCCCCTGAAAAGGGCGGGGAAAAAGGGGGAGGGCAAGTGGCAGCGCATTACCTGGGACGAGGCGCTGGACACCATCGAAGCCAAAATGAAGGAGTCCATCGCCAAATACGGGCCGCAGTCCATCGCGGTGTCACAGGGGACGGGGCGCGGCTATAACGAGTACACCCACCGCTTCGCGCGCTCCATCGGCACGGCCAACATCATCACCCCCGGCTACATCTGCCACAGCCCCCGGCTGGGCCTATACGGGCTGGTGACCGGCTACGGGCGGCTTTACTGCGATTATCACGGCTGGGGCGGCGAGTTCCCCAAGACCCAGATTGCCTGGGCCAAGCAGCTGGAAATCTCCAGCGCCGACGGCGAGATGGCGGTTTGGTTCCTCAACAGCCTCAAGTATGTTAAAAATCTCATCGTCATCGACCCCCGGGAAACGGCGCTTTCTTCCCGCGCCACCCTGTGGCTGCAAATACGCCCCGGCACCGACGCCGCCCTGGCGCTGGCCATGATTAACGTGATTATCAGCGAGGGGCTCTGGGACAAGGAGTTCGTGGCGAAGTGGACTTACGGCTTCGAAAATCTCAAGGAGAGAGTCCAGGAATACACCCCGGAACGCGCCGCGGAGATTTGCTGGCTTAAAGCCGACGATATACGCAAAGCGGCCCGGCTGTTCGCCAAAGACACGCCCGGCTGCATCCAGGTGGGCAGCTCGCTGGAACGCCAGGCCAACTGCGGCCAGACGCTGCGGAGCATCATCTGCCTGCTAGGGGTGACCGGCAATATAGAGAGGCCGGGCAGCATGATAGGCTGGATGCCCCCGGACACCGGCCTGCGCGAGGACTTCTTTACCGAGATACCGATTACCGACGAAATGCGCCGGGGCATCGTGGGGGCGGACGAGTTTAAAATGGGCGCCGCCCGCACCGCGCACTCGGACACGGTTATCAAGCAGCTGCTCAAGCCGGACCCCACCGTCAGGGTGTGGTTCAGCGTGGGGGGACAGCAAATCATCCACCTGGCCAACACCACGGAAGTCCTGCAGGCCATCAACAACGTGGAGTTCATGATACATGCCGACCAGTTCATGGGGCCGATGGCGGAGCAGGCGGACATCGTGCTGCCGGCGGCGCACTGGCTGGAAATCGACGATATTTTCGATATGCACCCGCGCTTTATGATAGAGGCGCACAACAAGGTGGTGGAGCCGCCCGGCGAGGCCTGGCAGGACAGCAAAATATTTAACGAAATAGGCAAGCGGGTCGCCCCGAAATACTGGTTCGAGAACGTGGAGAAAATGCTGGACTACCAGCTGCGCAAGGGCAACATGACCTGGCAAGACTTCAGCAAAAAGGTCGTCCACGCCCGGATGGGCAAAGACCAGCTTTATTACAAGTACAAGACGGAATACTGGCGCAAGGGGGGCGGCTTTCCCACCCCTACCGGCAAGATGGAGCTGTACTCCACCGTGCTGGAAAACCTGGGCTACGACCCGCTGCCCTACTTCCAGGAGCCGGGGGAAAGCCCTATCTCCACGCCGGAGCTTTATAAAGAATACCCGTGCGTGCTGACCACCGGCTACCGGCAGCCCTTCTACTTCCTCTCCCAGTACCGGAACATCCCCTGGCTGCGCAGCTTCCAGAAAGACCCGGTGATGCAGCTCCACCCGGACACCGCCGCCCTGTACGGCATCGAGGACGGGGACTGGGCGTGGATTGAAAGCCCGCGCGGCCGCATCAAACAGAAAGCTCGTCTCTTCCCGGGGATTCTGCGGGGGGTGGTAATGGCTACGGCCAACTGCTTCTACCCGGAAGACCCGGGACCTTTGCACGGGCTGCTGCGCTCCAACCCCAACGTGCTGACGAACAATAACCACTGCGACCCGATGTACGGGTCGCCGGACCTGACCGCGCTATTATGTAAAGTGTATAAGGCCGGGGACGGAAAGTAAGATTTTGAGTTGACAGTTGTCAGTTGACAGTTGACAGTTAACAGTTGACAGTTGTTAGTTGACAGTAACCTGGCGGCCCCCTCCCCCAAATGGGAGGGGGTTTTGTTTGGGGGGAAAAGGAAGGGAGGGGCAAATGCCTTACCCCTCCCTGAGATCCTTCATTGTATTTATAGCGATAAAACGCTTATTTACTTGAACACGATAACGTTGCGCAGCGCTTTGCCGGTCACCACCTGGTTGATCGCCTCGTTGATGTCTTCCAGCGGGAAACGGCCGGAAATAAGCTCGTCCAGCTTGAGCTTGCCCGCCTTGTAAAGCGCTATCATCTTGGGCACCTCGATGTGCAGCTGCCCGCTGCCCATGAAAGCGCCGGTGACGATTTTCTCATAGCGGGTGATGAAGAAAGGCGATATGGTGATGGTGTCCGATATTTTAGGCATGCCCACGATAACCGTCATGCCGGTGAACGCGGACATGTCGATGCCCTGGACGATAGCCGCCGTGTTGCCCACCGTCACGAAAACGTAGTCCGCCCCTTCTCCCCCCGTCATCGCCTGGACTTCTTTAACCGCGTCCGTTTTCGTGGAGTTTACCGTGTGCGTGGCGCCGAACTTCCTGGCCGCCTCCAGCTTGCTGTCAGCCACGTCCACCGCGATAATCGGGTAGGCCCCGGAGATGGCCGCCGCCTGTACGGAGTTAAGCCCCACCCCACCCGCGCCGATGATGACGCAGCTGCTCGCGGGAGAGACCTTAGCCCGGTTGACCACGGCCCCGTAGCCGGTGATCACCCCGCAGGCCAGCAGGCAGGCCCGGTCCATCGGCATATCGGCGGGGATCTTGACCAGCTGGGTCTGGTCCACGATGGTATATTCCGCGAAGCTGGCGGTCTTGAGCAGCATGTTGACGTCCTGTCCCTTTTTGTTGTGCATCCGGGTCTCTTTATCCAGCGTGAAAACGGTAGTGCACTGGTTGGAACGCCCGCTCAGGCAGTACTTGCACTTGTTACAGGATATCAGCAGCGACAGCACTACCGGGTCGCCTTTTTTCAGGCCGGTAACGCCGGGACCGACCTCTTCCACCCAGCCCGCCGATTCATGCCCCCCCACAAAAGGCGGCTGTCCCGGCAACTCTCCTTTGAAAAAATGGATATCGCTGTGACAGACGGCGGTGGCCGCTATCTTCACTTTTACCTCGCCTTCCTTGGGCGGGTCCAGCGTAATGTCCTCGACCACCAGGGGCTTGTTGAACTCATAGCAAACTGCAGCTTTCAAGGTGTCCTCCTATATCACTTTATTACCGGTTAATTAGCCATACACAGTGTATTTCCCCGGCGGGATAATGTCAAATACGCCCCTGCAATTTTGTTGACAACTACTCATACCAAATTCTATCATTAACACATCGTTACGGATATAATTTACCCGCTATATTGAAAGGAGAAAACATCATGTCTAAAGCCAGAATCGTCAACCTGGTCGTAACCGAATGCGACCCCGCCCGGGAGGCCGAGTTTAACAAGTGGTATAACGAGGTGCATGTCCCCATGCTCCTGAAATTCAAGGGCATAAAAAAGGTGACCCGCTATAAGATGATTGAGGAAAAAAGCCAGAAACCCCAGTACCTGGCGGTTTACGAATACGATACCCAAAAAGACCTGGACTCCCTGCCCCAGAGCCCGGAGTTCAAAGCCGCTATAGCGGAAATGCAGGGGACCTGGCAGGGCAAGGGCTTCGAGATAATGACAACTGCCAGCTACGAGCCGTTGAAAACCTGGGAATAGCAACTCCAGATTCGCGGGGGGCTTTCAGGAACGGTACCGTGCCGCGGTCCGGGGGTATATCAGGATAAAGCTGCCTGATGCATAAATAGCTGGCGGGGGAAAGAGTGTCATGGTAACCGGCTGGCGGAGCTCTTCAGCTACTTTTAAAAAGTGCACGGCGGAGAAGCTGACCTTTGTTTCTCTGGGCGTACTGGACTTTGTCCTGACGCTGCTGGCGGTATACCTGGGGTTTGACGAGATTAATCCCCTTGTCAGGGCGCTGCTTCAAATCCCGTTTTTGCTGGTTTTCGTCAAGGTAATCGTCCCGGTGGGGCTTGCCTGGCTGGCGCCGGGCAAGCTGCTGATACCTTCCATTGTTTTATTGGCGCTGATCGTTATCTGGAACGTGAAAGAGCTGATAGTCTTCCTGGTATAGGCCCCTATCTCACCGCCGCGGCCCGCGCATTCGTTTCTTCTTTCTGATAGAGCGTGCCCATGGTTTCCAGGTAAAGCCGGGCGGCGCTGACTCTCAAATGCTTGGTATTGTAGCCCGGGTCCGCCTTGAGCTTGCTGTACATGCTGTTGAGGTGGTGCTCCACGGTCTTAATATCGATAAATAGGGTATCCGCGATGGCGGAATTAGTGTAGCCCTGGGACAGCAGGCTGAGGATTTCCAGCTCGCGGGTGGTGAGCTGTTTCAGGAAAGGGCTTTCCGGTTTCCCGGCGAACATGAAGGTGGCCAGCGGCGGGTCCAGGATTACCTGTCCCTGGCTGACG from Dehalococcoidales bacterium encodes the following:
- a CDS encoding 4Fe-4S dicluster domain-containing protein, which codes for MAVDLSRCVRCYACVAACRIEHYLPMGMWWPRLVFLDTGGSHPEVSTYSVRCNQCKDAPCVAVCPTGATTRRADGIVMVDQNKCVGCRYCVVACPYQNRTFLSKDKDRGFFPGKIQTPFEKAGKKLYTHQIGTTEKCNFCVERIDAGMAKGLQPGQDREATPACVNTCPARALTFGDLDDPESEISRLIEARKGFQLHPEYDTDPSVFFLDGKIGQVSDATEADGAKEGVTIGAA
- a CDS encoding EthD family reductase, encoding MSKARIVNLVVTECDPAREAEFNKWYNEVHVPMLLKFKGIKKVTRYKMIEEKSQKPQYLAVYEYDTQKDLDSLPQSPEFKAAIAEMQGTWQGKGFEIMTTASYEPLKTWE
- the nrfD gene encoding NrfD/PsrC family molybdoenzyme membrane anchor subunit, with amino-acid sequence MQAHEWMINYTRQTEWIERRGIFLWIAFYAGGLGGGLYLVSLFFNSLWGMLISWLIIAVLKGGTHLIFLGKPLRFWRIMAHPQTSWLARGFLFVVGFVGLGAIQLLISWQWPGGAAEIVFKALTGVMAFAVAIYTGFVLKSVKGVPFWNTWLLPILFIMCGVLGGFGLAVIIALNGGGIVLSQAETGSRWLLAANILLIIIYLWRASAREAVGKQSVLEQIHGHSAPMFWVGVVLLGIVIPLAVTIAGLAAGEVNSAILITGVVCEICGGLALRYVVLKAGAYRPLVARAR
- a CDS encoding DUF5658 family protein, coding for MVTGWRSSSATFKKCTAEKLTFVSLGVLDFVLTLLAVYLGFDEINPLVRALLQIPFLLVFVKVIVPVGLAWLAPGKLLIPSIVLLALIVIWNVKELIVFLV
- a CDS encoding Zn-dependent alcohol dehydrogenase, whose protein sequence is MKAAVCYEFNKPLVVEDITLDPPKEGEVKVKIAATAVCHSDIHFFKGELPGQPPFVGGHESAGWVEEVGPGVTGLKKGDPVVLSLLISCNKCKYCLSGRSNQCTTVFTLDKETRMHNKKGQDVNMLLKTASFAEYTIVDQTQLVKIPADMPMDRACLLACGVITGYGAVVNRAKVSPASSCVIIGAGGVGLNSVQAAAISGAYPIIAVDVADSKLEAARKFGATHTVNSTKTDAVKEVQAMTGGEGADYVFVTVGNTAAIVQGIDMSAFTGMTVIVGMPKISDTITISPFFITRYEKIVTGAFMGSGQLHIEVPKMIALYKAGKLKLDELISGRFPLEDINEAINQVVTGKALRNVIVFK
- a CDS encoding Crp/Fnr family transcriptional regulator; translation: MAIQIELLQSMRYFTGIDAAQIEPVQRLFREVRHDKGAHFLAEGDFTDSLYFIVSGLVKVYKTSPGGKEQVLHVAPPGDSLNDVSLYDGGPNAAGMVALTPVVLYSIEKKDIIKVLQDNPRVMMNVIRALAERIRRDSNLLEDLSSSQVLARLAKLFLGRYGGEEYTTGLNLTQKDMASLVGSSREMVNRSLKVIEGMGGIRLSRRTVIILDKEVLHRIAEGMSDNA
- a CDS encoding molybdopterin-dependent oxidoreductase, which translates into the protein MSETKIIKTTCKSCHGGCGVLATVQDGVIIHIEGNPDTPTKGTMCSKGLSSIQHINHPDRLLYPLKRAGKKGEGKWQRITWDEALDTIEAKMKESIAKYGPQSIAVSQGTGRGYNEYTHRFARSIGTANIITPGYICHSPRLGLYGLVTGYGRLYCDYHGWGGEFPKTQIAWAKQLEISSADGEMAVWFLNSLKYVKNLIVIDPRETALSSRATLWLQIRPGTDAALALAMINVIISEGLWDKEFVAKWTYGFENLKERVQEYTPERAAEICWLKADDIRKAARLFAKDTPGCIQVGSSLERQANCGQTLRSIICLLGVTGNIERPGSMIGWMPPDTGLREDFFTEIPITDEMRRGIVGADEFKMGAARTAHSDTVIKQLLKPDPTVRVWFSVGGQQIIHLANTTEVLQAINNVEFMIHADQFMGPMAEQADIVLPAAHWLEIDDIFDMHPRFMIEAHNKVVEPPGEAWQDSKIFNEIGKRVAPKYWFENVEKMLDYQLRKGNMTWQDFSKKVVHARMGKDQLYYKYKTEYWRKGGGFPTPTGKMELYSTVLENLGYDPLPYFQEPGESPISTPELYKEYPCVLTTGYRQPFYFLSQYRNIPWLRSFQKDPVMQLHPDTAALYGIEDGDWAWIESPRGRIKQKARLFPGILRGVVMATANCFYPEDPGPLHGLLRSNPNVLTNNNHCDPMYGSPDLTALLCKVYKAGDGK